A genomic window from Lentibacter algarum includes:
- a CDS encoding PhnD/SsuA/transferrin family substrate-binding protein, giving the protein MLRGWIAILMIALVGFTPAKAQDTLPTARIGVLAYLGYEDALARWHGLKTYLDASLPRYRFELVPLTLASASTQIASGQVDFVLTNPGHFVDLSAKHAMSVIASRSVQQSDGSYAGDFGSLIFARADTGITTLTDASGKTVAAIDKMAFGGFQTAWREFENAGLNLFTDTAELVFVGFPMDEVVARVATGRADIGIVRSGLIERLIADGHYKATDFTYLNTNATYAHPNRISTRLYPEWPFAVLAGVDPELRDSVALALLSAKSSPRAEASRLRYIWTAPVAYHAVQELNDAYTRRIEALSLVQKIWRSWPLLVGTLLLPLLLLAAMLRLRRPAPRTPSTTPQPELTNREREILGLIAEGFSSKEIARKLGISPKTVEFHRANLLKKYEARSSSQLVALAS; this is encoded by the coding sequence ATGCTCAGAGGATGGATAGCAATACTCATGATCGCCTTGGTCGGTTTCACCCCCGCCAAAGCCCAAGATACGTTGCCAACAGCTCGCATCGGCGTACTTGCTTATCTCGGCTATGAAGATGCGCTCGCCCGCTGGCATGGCCTAAAAACCTATCTTGATGCCTCCCTGCCAAGATATCGCTTCGAGCTTGTCCCTCTCACACTCGCGTCCGCCTCAACACAGATCGCCTCGGGTCAGGTCGACTTTGTACTGACCAACCCAGGGCACTTTGTTGACCTAAGCGCCAAGCATGCGATGAGTGTGATTGCCTCTCGCAGCGTTCAGCAAAGCGACGGCAGTTATGCTGGTGACTTTGGCAGCCTCATCTTTGCACGCGCCGATACTGGCATAACAACGCTCACTGATGCATCAGGCAAGACAGTTGCCGCAATCGACAAGATGGCCTTTGGCGGCTTTCAAACAGCGTGGCGTGAGTTTGAGAATGCGGGCCTAAATCTTTTCACCGATACCGCCGAACTGGTCTTTGTTGGTTTCCCGATGGATGAGGTCGTGGCACGCGTCGCCACAGGACGCGCCGATATCGGTATCGTGCGCAGCGGGCTCATCGAACGACTGATCGCTGATGGACACTACAAAGCAACCGACTTTACGTATCTCAATACCAACGCCACTTACGCGCACCCCAACCGCATCAGCACACGCCTTTACCCCGAGTGGCCCTTCGCCGTTCTGGCAGGCGTTGACCCCGAATTAAGGGACAGTGTGGCGCTCGCACTTCTCAGCGCCAAGTCAAGCCCGCGCGCCGAAGCCTCGCGGCTGCGCTATATCTGGACGGCGCCAGTTGCCTATCACGCGGTCCAAGAACTCAATGATGCCTACACCAGACGCATCGAAGCCCTGAGCCTCGTGCAAAAGATCTGGCGCAGCTGGCCACTTTTGGTAGGTACCCTTCTGCTGCCACTCCTTTTGCTCGCAGCAATGCTTCGTTTACGCCGCCCTGCACCGCGCACTCCGTCCACGACGCCACAGCCCGAACTGACCAACCGCGAACGCGAAATTCTAGGCCTGATTGCGGAAGGGTTTTCCTCAAAGGAAATCGCGCGCAAACTCGGCATCAGCCCCAAGACAGTCGAATTCCACCGCGCCAACCTGTTGAAGAAATATGAGGCACGCTCCTCAAGCCAACTGGTCGCCTTGGCCAGCTAA